The Topomyia yanbarensis strain Yona2022 chromosome 3, ASM3024719v1, whole genome shotgun sequence nucleotide sequence acgaattattactttttgtctaaacaaaatttaaaatatcttgaaaacgactacattttcgaagatttttgtgAAGAGCATTTTGATTCGAAATGACATTGGGAATCACattctataaaaaaaatatatttttgtctgtaacatagtatagaattgaaaaacatgtacaaatttgttgttagaaaaacttttttattgataacttctccatcataaaattagacttaaaatattttttttttatttaggttttcgctggcaaaacataaaaaattaaaaaaatgggttttttttaattccaatttttaatataaattataaattttttgaaaatcggcacaatttttttttcagtgtatattcgTTTTACAAAGATTAATGAATGCCCTGCAACTCATTCTCGAATAGTTTTGctgaacaaattatggtttttgtattattattgtttgttcATTGTTCATGCAAAAAcacatacgcccttttaaaaaaagctcttgagtcaaaatggtCTAATAACCTGTGGAAGTCATGGAGACTCATAAACCAAACATAGCtgcaaatttttgttaaaatcggaGATGGTGGATTTTTATGGTCAGCCACTTCCCCGTGGAATTCctcagctgtttaaaaacgttgttgtccacaaacaacatgggcatgaatgggttaactgaTTCCGATCTATTTTCACCGTTGAATTCCCctaaaaaaaatttacataaGGCTTGCTGTATCAAATTGGAAATATCGGTGATCATTATCTGAAAATCATCGGTGGAAATCCAAACTCATCAAGTTTTCCCAACAATGCCATTGGCGATAAGGTAAGTGGTGACAACACACTACCTTGTGGACAATGAGTTTCATTATTTCACGGATACTCAGTTTCATTATCTCTAcctgtcttaacgatgagcagagatgtcggttgctaagcattgcgtgtatccagttcacAATATATGAAGATACTCTATGACCTTACGCTGCTTCCAAAATAGATTCGAaaaatagattgtcaaaataacCTTCAATACCTTTGcgagaaagttgtagataaCATTATTTAAGTtttagtagacttcccccgctaaTATCATCTGATTTGAAAAGGTAGAAGATCAAACTGATTGGTTTAAATTTCTTTGTGTTCTCATGGGTAAACTTTCCGACACGCTAATGGAATTGGCCCTGCTGCTACCggtaaggtttttttttcagaatatgTTTTATTTTCTCTTTGATGTGCAATGATACCATCTTTTCCGGAAGACTTATACGGAGTAAAACTTTCAAGCCCatttgattgattcgattgTCACAAATTTACGAACAAATTCCCAAGAATCAGACCTACATGAAAAGAACTCAGCGGCAATCGTCACTGATGGTTCCGTAGTGCGCGCCAAAAAGTCAGTGTTCGACAAACGAGTATTAACCATTAGAAGTTCTAAATGAACTAACATGAAACCCTTTCGATTTCGGaagaaacatatttattttactaGCCTTGTTGGGACTTGAGATATTTGTACAAAGGCTTTTACAACCATTTCACTCAGAGAAACGATGagcattagggtgtcccaaaatgacatcatgttaaaaatgtCATCGgactcacttcttaaatgaaaggttagagtattaggaccactttcgtgaatttgctaaaatgctccctactggtggcaaattttgattttttgaaaaatgggccgattttgggtaaaatttcaaatgcgtgcctcttgaagtgctcctgaacgaccttagacttttttcagcattttttattttctgaatctcctaatggagaagtttggttagttagtttgtacaaattttgaattataagagcggcagagccattaaaacttagtaaaaagtaaaatttttgttgtttttcagtagttttttttttcaaaacttggtatctacaaaattttatatagttgagccgaatatagggccgtaattttgctgaagaaagtgtatagctacggccaatggggtataagttatttaagtttttgttaaataaccttttgacattttatgatattcatcaaaaataactctatcctacaaaataaaacaactgaaGTGTGCTTattccgcatattatttttcggaaagtagaagaaaaatgatgaaaaatggcgtttttcgcttgtctctagcacattagaatcggtttttatgagtatatgatgatttttttttattattttgtatactaatagcaacctagcgggtttgaaaatcactaaaattaatcaaatatatatttgaagGGTGAATTGATTGGCGTTTTCGCATTTTGTACATAAGGTCTTATTTCCTTGTTAGGAGCTttaaagtggagaaaaatgcagaagagagaggcgagtgttgaaaaactgatatttactgtcacaaatcacaaaattccgaaatagtcgaattttgggcaaatatcctcgaaaaaattttacaacagaatacaacgcatcatctgacacaattattttgttgaagatgcctcctagaagtaattatggagaattctTCAAAAAagaattagagacttggcgtcattagcaaagttatcattatttttataatttaagttacaaaaaaatcatcagatgctcattaaacctcgtcctggcatactaaagacgtacaaaaaacgtcatttttcatcattttccttttattttccgaaaaacaatgtgtggtcaaagcacatttgaactgatttattttttggaacagcattatttttgatgaattgctaaaaatgtcaaaggttatctaacaaaaacttaaataaatcataccccattagccgtagctatacacgttcttcagcaaaattacgcccctgtattcggctcaactatatgaaGTATTTTctatactttaaaaaaaatttagatacccaattttgaagcaaaaatactgaaaagcaccaaaaatttcactttttactaagttttaatggctctgccgctcttataattcaagaccaaacttctccattgggatccccagaaaaataaaaaatgctggaaaaaatctaagacagttcgggaccacttcaacaggcttaaatttgaaattttatccaaaatcggcccatttttcaaaaaatcaaaattcgccactagtaggaagcgtttgatcagattcactccgaagaagaaagtggtcctaatactctaacctttcatttaagaagtgagcccgatgacttttttaacatgatgtcattttgggacacactAATGAGCATGCCTGCAAGCTCCGGTCCACTTCTGCATCAGCGATTCCAAACTCTCTTAGATAACTTTTTGAGTCTGGCAGGTTTGGTATTACACCAAGCGTTTCCGCTAGAAGCACGCGTAACTCGAAGCGGATTTGCTATGCTGCTTCTTTGAGTTAGTTTATTTAATTGTCGACATCATCCAACtaacttggagattcaatcgaaAAATTCTCATGAAACCTAGTCACAAAGCTACAGAGGTCGTTTCTGTTCGTAGGTTTGGTATTACGATACGGGACGATATTTAGCAAGTCGTTTAAATgttcaaagacgatgtacttctAATCAGATAACAACGATTCGAGCTCCATTGCCTACGAGCCACTTTGCCCACTCacgcgtaataccgtcagaacagagcgttacatctaacacctcttccctgCCAGATCGTGCAAAGGTTGGCTCGTCCGGGCAGCGAACGATAGAGTGAGCTGAGAGAGGCAAaggaaaaaactgctttgagGTATGAAACAGATATTCGCAGACGGAAACAGTTGGAAGCTTCGTCAGAAACGATACACGAAAATgtacattagggtggggcaaaatgatcgttttttcagcacagcacttttttggttccatttagggtcccaaacaactgtgcaacatttggggtcgattggatttgacccggcgtagcgcattgcgtttgaaatttgtatggaaattagtatgggaaaacctacttttttgcattttcaattttacagactacaattcttcctgcactATACCAACAATtaaatagaagtgtagtccaggatgtGCTGaataactttgccgaaggatacATGGTGCTAGAATAtctctacaacaagttatagctgttcaaagttcgatagatcgaattaattgccaaaaatcattttttttgccaacactgcgggtgtaccaataaTATTTAAcatagcataccaaaataacatcatatacttaAGATTTagcacattggtatgtttgaatgaattattcaaaagccttagatcAATTTCATGGGCATAGGTAGTTTaacaatagggcgtagtgaggggagagGGGGGAAAGACTTTTAAATATGGAAATTTcaactgaaataactgaaatcttatcgagttggaatgttcagatgaattatttttaaacatttacaCAATCCCAAAGAGCCCCAGTTTAACAGCAATTTttacttcaggtgatcgaacaatatcgaaaagagcatcctatcaaatcatagtgcgtattaaactgaaatataatcaatgcattcctctgacatatcaactcgacatcagttgattcagtctgcaaCTTTACTTCCATTGATATAAAGTCAATGCAGAGAGATACAGTatgtttcgtttcatcgttactattatgcataggacattgtgcaaatgttttaaaataaaatcatctgaacatttcaactcgacaagatttcagttatttcagttagAATTTCTATATGTTTGAAGCCTCCCCCTCCCTCTCCCCTCACTACACCCTTTTGCGAAACTACCTACGCCcctgaaattgagctaaggcttttgaataattcatccaaacataccaatgtggtaaatctaaagtatatgatgttattttggtatgctatatgaaatatcattggtacacccgcagtgttggcaaaaaaaaataattttggcaattaattcgatctatagaactttgaacagctatagcttgttgtagagacattctaacagcatgcatccttcggcaaagttgttcagcatatcctggactatacttctatttaattgttggtatactgtaggaagaattgtagtctgtaaaattgaaaatgcaaaaaagtaggttttcccatactaatttccatacaaatttcaaacgcaatgcgctacgtcgggtcaaatccaatcgaccccaaattttgcacatttgTTTGGGACcctaaatggaaccaaaaaaatgCTGTGCTCGGTTCATTaggttatgattacgtttttccgtataacaatgccccaccctaatgtacATAGGACGATACGGAAGGGAAACACATCACTACCAGTCATACTCAATGGCTGGGCATAGAATCGGCTTTCAGGTATGAGTGTTTAATAGAAATAGCCCAAATACAATATGGATCGAAAATGTTGGACGTGCTATGGATCTATCCATCTACGTTTGCTAGAATAGGAAAGACTTTTGAGAGTAGAAAAACTTTAAGTCTGCGCTTTAAAGGGAATAGCGGAATCCTGACAAAACATCTGAAAGTTGGGACTGACCaatgaaatgaataatttgGTCTCTAAATTCAGGAAAATGTTTACCAATCGCATCGTACGACACGAACCTGTGAACAAACAAGAAATTCATTAACCTTGTTTTCGTGTCGACGATTACTTCGAATGCCTCAGGCCATGTCAAATCATTGGAAATTTGTACATGTGTGGGACCCACTTTCATATCGTGTTTATGAATTCTATTTTATTGTACACCACACTCTTACGAAATAACGAATATTATTATTGCCTTCCGCCTTTCACTCGCTTCCGAAATACATTGCGGAAACTGTTCGATCAATGCACGCCAGAAAAAAAAACCCCATTCAAACGGACCCGCCTGCCATTCCGAATTGGCTACGGTTAAATTTCAGATTCCGGAAAATTGCTGCCTCTGACTGAATGCGCGATGCGTGCGGTATCCTCCTGTGTGTTTGCATGTCGGAACCGGCAGCGATGATGATAAATTGGTTCTTTTTTCGCAGAAGTTCTATCACGGTGGCAAAAGCGTCGATGACGGAAATTGAAAACGGTTTGTATATACGAATCTCGAGAAGTTCGAAGCAAGAGCACGAAGGCGGGCAGAAATTTCTATTAAATTAACTACTAATGGTTTCACATTTTGGAGATAAATGTGTTCTCTCAACGAATTAATTTTTTCACAGAACATTTCGAGTAGAAATCTGTCTGAACAAGAGCACATATAATTCTTCAAGCTGTCCTATAATCCAGTTAGAAAATGCAAATTCAGCAGTTTTAAATATAGAACCAACCCGTTAACCATAGTGAAAAAATCAACATACGATTTTGTATCTCCAATCTGAATAAAACAACTAAACGATGAAAATTGAGTTATATTTAGATACAAGGCAACTGAACAGTCAAAAGCTGTGCAAAAAATCCAATTAATTCAATTCTAATAATTTACACTGTCAATGGAATAGATATAAAACCACGATAAACGCTGGGCACATCCACGTGAACATCCCAAACCTGGACCGAAGTGAAAATAAAATACAGcgcaaaaaaaacaatagctAAACGAAAGCTAGCGAAAAGATAAAAATTCAATTGAATCCGAGGATTTTTTGCTGCTCCCGGCGTTCGGTACACACTCCGCGGTGCCGGTGGTACAGAGGACCACTATTCGCCAAACAACAACCCCCGCCCCAGAAGCATAAATCTTCAAATACGGTTCGGGTATAACCGTTGGATGAAAATTGCTACGAGATATACAGCACCCGAAACCAACCACCACCCGTCATCCAGTGAACCGCCTCGCTTATTTCGGGGGATGAGAAACGGTTCGGACGGGAGCGGTGGAGTGCTGTGTGCTGCCGTATGCCCATTTTAGCTTGCAAGTTGAGAATTTCGTCTCCTCATGTACCTGCCGGCAGAGCAATGCGAAACAAGAGCACACGCTCAATTGTTGCAGAGTTGCACGTGATAAATAGTATTTAATACTGCTTAAATATTAAATACTGCTGGCGCTAGAGTGATGCAATGGCTTataacggaaaaaaattgtatgtcattcatattaataaCTTTAAACAACTGAAGGGTTCAATATCTTCGAGCTATCATCAAAGCGATATTATTGAAGTAAATTCATGCTCAAACCGGTTTACTATTTTAATATTCCATAATTTAATGTTCcaactaaggagaaaattaggtaaaagtcatttttgcacgtgAAGGACGCATTACTTATCAAGTTACTGGATTTGTGACATGATAAGTCAGAGAGTACTTTACAACTTAGTCTCAACAGAATCTGGCACTAACTTAGCACCAGTTTGACGCTAAATCCAAAACTGAACTCCATTCTTGTGGGACTTCACGACCAGTTGTTTGTTTCGGAGCGCAAGTAGTGTTCCGTATAATATTTGACTTGAAACTGTTACTAAAGTAATACTTGGTGAGACAAAATCGAAACGAATTCTGTGACTTATTATTAAAATAGATGTAAAAGTACAAAAAAAACTATCTGTTTACCAACTAATTGATATACATCATCAGATTGACTACCAAAGTGTCTGAGTATCTGCTAAATGCGTTCAAACTTATCGTTTACACAAACAAAGGAAATTATGTCAGACATAATTCACAATTGATGTTCCAGTGTGCCCGTCGTGATAACAGTACGATTGAGCTTATTTACACCGCTTCACCTACACTTCGCCGGTAGTCGCCAATTTTCTTCGAGCGAAGTTTCGTTCACTCGTTCTTTCGTAGTTGCAGTTGCAGTTCGTTCATAATATCAACTGTTAGCTCTGTGAGCAGAGTTGATTTCCCAAGCGATGCACCGCCATCCATCCATTCGTCAGCGAGAGAAAGGTCGGGACAACTCCCGGATCCAGCAGTTTTGAGCAATCCTTTGGATGTGTTCTTCTATTTTGTTTGCGTTGGAGGTTGTCGGTTTTGAATTAGGATAGAACTGTTTGTCGTTTGCTGGTGGAAATTTTGTCATTTTATCTAAAGTATGAAAAACGGTCAGGGGTGTCGTGGGTTCTTAGCACAGTGGCTCGGCTTAAAGCAaaagttgcgttgcgttgcgttgcgttgtgacgatgattttggcggattgcacactgacttcatcatgtttgactgctgattatctaataagagttgcttaggaagtggtaagtaggaattcataccaatccgacccatattaaaacctcaacagcatgatagccatcattgccggccgcccccatctccatcgttcacggggaaggataaaggataaggtagacgggaagtgttgatgctccacctacttaacggaaggacgacgattcatcagactcttccataggtgtcgcggagttggtggtttggaagggtatcaggtctaggattcgctccaagcaaacgatgcgacctgtaaagcatgttttattaggtagttgtttagttagtcttcgagtgcacgatcactcgaaaaagagatgatcttgtttagtttttggttatttttaaactctgggcagccggctaccgagagtatactatgttccctaaacaaaagcaatttgaactccacacggccgaccgtgggagtattgcctagaaaagctaatcttatccgcgtaatgggccggatcactatttattgcaacagtatttggacagaattcgctacttcttctctacgatatatttattggcttgaaaactaccgagtgataacacattatacaggcaaaaatagcgagagatgttataaatcaaggaaagtatttcttattttccatatcggattgtttgtggaatacaagtatacgagcgataataccgaacactgaagggaaatataaaggattgttaacctgatgcacgggcttgttagcaataacggagctttaaattaggttcataaaaacagacgcggcgaattttcaatacgtattgacccgtgttcatagatactagtcagattagtcgtattggggctaatttccgatcaactattcatttttacggcaatgttttctcgactagatctgttcgcaccctctcattctgttcgcaccctctcattctgcggtctaaggaccaaatgtcatcaatagacttagactcgcgtggaggcatgagataggaaacttgtaagaattttgctatcccaccgtttgactaccagaatggatgggagaacagtaatactagcaaataccgactaccataagagcggtgcaaatttgaacgagtgacgtagagtactgcactgaaaaaaggaccaggagtgcgattttacgaagttttagattccgatggccctacattttctgacaaagtgaagttcttgaatgttgagatttttattactgtttagaaaagcaaaagtatcataaagctagtgtcaggccttcatgagacctcaaggagtcacttttggaggtattcgtaaatgtagatttgtcggtagacggttccaaatataatagaaaaatacctaatttaacacaactacagatcacttgcaacataaaaagctttttgtgaaattcgacagctccatcttaggccaattcaataaatttcctacatgaaagtttccattttttaaaaacggtttttaaaccaaagctttggaagttaaaccttggcgtggaagtgccggtatattaatatattctgttacttagtgtagaattagatttcgtcatttacggctaatatacaaccgccagaagaaacttaaaacgttggtacacaatcaagaaaggcgaatcagaaaaggtgagtatatgtcagtgattcactaaatacagactggaaagagggtaatatggaaaaccttaaggtccgtccagattaagtcttcggtacggagcaaaacgtcggcctaggaactcctagcatgttgttagtcgcctcttacgacatgggagcagttcccagaggttctattcttggttgaaatagtgcaaaaagatttcagcccgccggacaccacacggcttcagTGGCTCGGCTTAAAGCAAAAGTTGGACTAAAGTCAAAACTTTGTCGTATCAGCTCAAGTACGACGGTTTTATGTAAATTTGGTACGttcaattcgtttttgatatcaaaatacATTAAAAATGCACATTTACTgctcattagggtggctcaaaaatagttttttgtcgAAACGgttcataaattttttttaaaagtaacTATTGTGCACtagattcgtttttgatatttaaacatgtaaaaaaagaaattctCATTCATtggggtggctcaaaaataattgtttttatgTAATCGTTCATAAAATTGTTGAATTGTGATGATCAtgtgctgaatttatttttaattttaaaacatattggaaaaaatctccatcccattagagtggctcaaaaataattattttgtaacATTTAATATTAGTGGCTATGTttataaattccatttttttatactaaaacattttagaaaaatccactttttttgttaatttcggTACGCTGCATTTATGTTTAACACTCGAAAGAGTTAATTTTCATCTCATAAGGGTACTTTAAAATGATTGTTATGTCTTAACGATTCCAATAAAATGCTTTTGAATAACTTTGGAACGTTGAATTTATGTTTAACGTAAATTgataaacaaaaataacttCCCTAATTAGTAGTTTGGTTTACGcataattttgtttaaattaatatgaaaaaatattattttgaacaaattttgagcGCATGGAGAAGCAtacattaatttttcattcGAAATGTATTACCATTACTATTTAGCAGTTTATGACCTAACAAGTATCAGGTAGCAAAAGATAATTGCATTGAGATTAGAcgaagaaataataaaaaataaagtatcTTCTTTTGTGTAaattttgttttgcaaaataagTTGTCATCAAGTTTCTTACATTTCGTTCAGCACTACTCAATTCTAATAAAGAGCAGATCGTTACGTGTGTCTTGCTTCTGAGGAATTTCGTTTTAAACCTGTACCTGGGTAGGCTCGACAGAGtatgatttttatgatagtTGGCACAATATGAAAGATTACGAATTTTTCACCGGTCGACAAACCTTCTCGAAATAAGACTAAACTTTGAAAAGGGCATATGATTTTTTTGgtacaatttgtttttttttttgtatatcatAAATTGAGATCCGTTGGTTACATCGAAATCATATCTGAGAAgaatttatgaataaataataaatttttgaaaaatactcaatacaaaaatataagcaactttttaaaaaattcaaaacaaaatttattttgacaACTGTTCAAACCTAAGAAAAGGGTAGATTCTGGCAACCAAACGTGATCCACAAATCTATAATTGTCATCTCTCTTTTTATCCCGTATCAGCGCTTATCACTGTTTCACATTACCCGATCGTTATCAGCAGGTAGTAACCAGTAGCTTTCGGACATGATCGCTTATTATATTCACCACTCGCGATCGCTATCGTTCAATATAGTAAAATGAGTTAGTCGAAATACACCCGTTGTTGAAACTGCATCAAATTAGATTCACTCAATAAATCAGTCGAGCAATAAAATAGAGTTTTGACTAGAAGTCATCGTGATTTTTCAATACCGAAGTTCTGTGAAAGTGAAATTATATTAGTTCAGTAACAGTAGCCAAAATCCGCCGGACAACACCGTGAGTGAAACTGGATGAAATCGTTCCCAGTTCAGTTCGTTGTTAAAGTTTCGCCGTCGCACGCGTGGCAGTTGTGATTAAATTGAAGACCGACACTACTGCTTCCCTCGGTCCCAAGGTAATTCTCGAACATtttttggtccttcgaaccggattcTTGGACCGGTGGACCGTGGGAAAGTCGGAAAAGACAAAGAACGTTCAAAGGCGTCAGTGCTTCGACGCCATTGCGAACAGCGTGGGTACGCGCGGGTCCCATTGTACTGCGACGGCCATTGTGCATCGTGAAGACAACGGCTGCTGTTAGGCAGTATTCGGCGATCAACGAGCCACGTGTTGAAAAGCGGATTTTCGGCGATCATCACTTGTGACTCAAGAAGGACGTAGGACAACTCAACGCCAACTGGGATCAACGAAATAAAGGGAAGTAATTTGCATGATCTGTGGTGTGACGTTAGCATGTTGGTTGAcccaaaaataaatttgaaaatggcgtgtATCTATGGTCTTTTTTGATTgcatgtgactttcggagcccttGAGTTCGATTGACGGTTGGTCTTGGTATCTGCTGGTTTTTTCTAATTGGTTGTTGTTCGCTCGGTTGTTTTCCCTTGCTGCTGTCAACTTTAATACGGTCTGTTTCAGTCAAGCGCGGACGTGGAGGTATTTCGGTCGTAGTGAAGTGAGTGGAAAATAGTGAACTTCAGAATAATATTGAAACTAAACATAGACTACAGTGTGAATTGAATTTTTAGAGAGTGAACTAATTAAATAGATTTTGAAAAGTGGTTCGAGAGTGATTAAATTAAAAATGTCAAGTGAACTAAAGGATCTAAAATTGCAGCAGCGACAGATTCGAAGCACGTTCGACGGTGTGAAGCAGTTCATCAAGGGATTCAAGCGAGAGAAGCATGAAGCACATGTCGAAACTAGATTGGAGATGCTAGAAGGTGCAATGAAGAAGATGTACACAATTAGAAGAAAAATAGATATGATCatggaagatgcagaggagaaGGAGAGACAAGAGTCGAAGGAAGACCCAGGCAATCGTGAGGCTCGACTAGCAGCACTCAGTGAAAGGCGGGAAGCTGAACAATCTTCTGTCATACAGCAAGCTGAAGACACTTACTGCGAGTTGAGGGCATCATTGCAGCGACTGCTTGGCCCAACGGCCCATGCTTCAACGTCTTCGGAGTCATCAACTGCACCAGTACCAATAACTCCCAGTGCTTTCTCGAAGGTGAAGCTGCCAGAAATTAAACTCCCGAATTTTGGAGGCAAACTTCGAGATTGGGTCACGTT carries:
- the LOC131686903 gene encoding uncharacterized protein LOC131686903, whose protein sequence is MSSELKDLKLQQRQIRSTFDGVKQFIKGFKREKHEAHVETRLEMLEGAMKKMYTIRRKIDMIMEDAEEKERQESKEDPGNREARLAALSERREAEQSSVIQQAEDTYCELRASLQRLLGPTAHASTSSESSTAPVPITPSAFSKVKLPEIKLPNFGGKLRDWVTFRDMFISLIHRNHQLTEIDKFTYLRSSLVGDALQEICTIEISAANYKIAWDLLQKRFENKKLIVKAHLDALFAVEPMKRECYDGLSHLLSEYDRNLQMLDKIGENTQNWSTILVYMMCSRLDSVTLRHWESHHCS